One Kitasatospora sp. NBC_01266 genomic window carries:
- the atpE gene encoding ATP synthase F0 subunit C encodes MAIVEHLAAVNGSIASVGYGLAAIGPGIGVGLIFGNGVQAMARQPEAANLIRSNMFIGFALTEALALIGIVMPFVYGVK; translated from the coding sequence ATGGCAATCGTCGAGCACCTCGCTGCGGTCAACGGCTCCATCGCGTCGGTCGGCTACGGTCTCGCCGCGATCGGCCCCGGCATCGGCGTTGGTCTGATCTTCGGCAACGGCGTGCAGGCCATGGCCCGCCAGCCCGAGGCTGCCAACCTGATCCGCTCGAACATGTTCATCGGTTTCGCGCTGACCGAGGCGCTCGCCCTGATCGGCATCGTCATGCCGTTCGTCTACGGCGTCAAGTAA